The sequence below is a genomic window from Ciceribacter thiooxidans.
GCTGCGCGAGCGCCCCGGATGGTGGTGGCGCGATGGCCGGGCCTATTCCTGCGCCGGTGCTCCAACAGGTTGCCGCCGCCTCCACCAATGTGCCGTGGCCCGACGGCGAGGCGGCGACGCCGATCGATCCGAAGCTCGGGATGGTGCTCGCCGATGCCGACCTTGCCGGCCCCGGCATGCGGGCGGTGGTCGTCATCAAGGACGGCCGGCTTGTCGGTGAGGCTTATGGCAACGGGTTCTCTGCCACGACGCCGCTGCTCGGCTGGTCGATGACCAAGACCGTCAATGCGGCGCTCATCGGCCGGCTGATGAGCGAAGGGCGCATTGCGCTCGATGACCGTGACCTGCTGCCCGAATGGAGGAGCGACGGTCGCGCCGCGATCCGCATGCGCGACCTCTTCGCGATGGAGAGCGGCCTTGCGTTCAACGAGGAATACGGTGATGTGACCGATGTCACGCGCATGCTCTACCTGGAGCCGGACATGGCGGCGTTTGCCGCTACGCGGCCGCTTGCGGCGGAGCCGGGAACGGTCTTCAGCTATTCCTCCGGGGGAGCCGTGCTGCTCTCGAAGATATGGATGAACCGGATCGGCGACCGCGAGGCGGCACTCGGCTATCCGCGGAAAGCTCTGTTCCAGCCGCTCGGCATGGCGAGCGCTGTCCTCGAGGCGGACGAGGCCGGTACCTTCGTCGGCAGTTCTTACATGTATGCGACGGGTCGCGACTGGGCGCGCTTCGGCGAGTTCCTGCTGCAGGACGGCGTCTGGAAGGGCGAGCGCCTGTTGCCGGAGGGGCTTGTCGCGGCGATGCAGCGGCCGACGCGGGCCTCGGGCGGCACCTATACGGAAATCCAGGCCTGGGCGGTCGGACCGGGGGACGAGCCCGACAGCAGATTCGGCCTTCCCGACGACACCCTCTGGGTCGTTGGCCATGACGGCCAGACGATCGCGATCGTTCCTTCGAAGAGGCTGGTGGTGGTCAGGCTCGGGCTCACGCCTTCGAAGCTCGGCTATCGTCCGCAGCTGTTCGTGAAAGCGATCGCGGGCGCGCTCGACTGATCCTATTCGAGGACGTAGAGCATGCCCTTGCGCTTGGCGTCGTAATAATAGCCGCGGGCGTAAAGGCGCACAGCGCCGTCATTGCTGTTGTCGGCCACCAGCCAGGCGCCGCGCAGATACTTGGCCGCGTACTTGATGTTGGTCTCGGCGTCGAAGAGGCCGGAGGCCGGGCCTTCGTAGCCCATCGATTTCGCCGTGTTGTACTTGATCTGCATGAGCCCGTAATGGCCGTTGTTGTAGGCCTTCGGGTTGTAGGTGCTTTCGCGGCGGACGACGCGGTGGAGGAGTTCCTCGGGGATCTTGTAGAACGCGGCGTACTTGCTGATGAGGCCGTTGATGACGGTCGGGCCCTTGGCGGCCTGCGGCACCTTCTCCTTCTCGACCGCCGGCGGCGCGCCGGGCGGGGAAATGTCGAACTGTGCGTCGAGCGCTGCGAGCGACGAGGATGCGGACGGTGCCGCATAGGCGAGCGCGCCGGCCGGCTTCTGCGTCGGAACCACGGTCTGGATCGCCGTCACTTCCTCAGGCAACACGGTTTCGGCACTTGCCAGTTCCGGAACCGCGTCGGGCGTGGCCGGCATGGCGGCGGTCTGCATGGCGAGCTGTTCCTGGCCGCTTGCCATGGCGAGCGCGGCTGGTGTCGCGGCCGGATTTGCAAGCGCGATCGCCTTGAAGGTCGGGACCGGTGCCGGCGTCGAGGTTCCGGGAATGATCGGGCCGGGTTCGGCACCGGCGGTCGAGATCAGGCCGGTGTTCGATTCGGCGGTTGCCGGCGTCGCCGCAGCAGTCTGCGCGACGGATGTGCCGGCTGCGGGATTGGCCTTCAGTTCCTGCTTGGCCGCCTGGTCCATGCTGCTCGTACAGCCGGCAATTCCGGCGAGAAGCACGGTGGCGAGGCCGAGCGGGGTTTTGCGGTCCAATCGAGAAATCATCCGGCCATCCGTATGTAAACGACGACTGCCGCGAAGCAGCTTACGAAAAGTTAACATGGGATTTCATAGCCGCTGGGCGGAATTGCGGCAAGCCCGCCGCAGTTCGATGGTTTCAGGCGGCGATCTTGCGATAACCGGCCGTCACGGCGCCGGCGGCGATCAGCAGCGTGCCGCCGGTGCGGTTCACCGCCTTGCGGACGGAGCGCTTGCGGATGAAGCGGCGGGCCGAATCGGCGACGAATGCGTAGATCAGCGCATTGATGATCGCGAGGGTGACGAAGGTCGCTTCGAGTACGGCCACCTGCTGCAGGAAGGGCGCCGACGGTGCCATGAACTGCGGCACGAAGGCGATGAAGAAGACGATGCTCTTCGGGTTGAGCGCGGTGACGGCGAAGGCGTGGCCGAGGATGCGCAGCGGCTTTTCCTCCGGCAGGTTGTCGTTGTCGGCGATCGGTTCGTCGCCGACCGGTGCCCGCCAGAGGCGGATGCCGAGATAGACGAGATAGGCGCCGCCGATCCACTTCATGATCGTGAAGGCCGTGGCGGAGGTGGCGAGCAGGGCGCCGAGCCCGGCGACGGAGGCCGTCATCGCGACGAGGTCGCCGAGCGCGACCCCGGTGACCGTGGCCAGCGCCGTCTTGCGCCCGTGGCCGAGCGCATAGGAGATGACCAGCAGGATGGTCGGTCCGGGGATCGCCAGAAGCACCGCCGAAGCGGCGGCGAAGGCCAGCCAGTGTTCCAGTGACATTTGCCTCACTCCTCTCTCGATGAAAGCAAGCCACCTTTCTCCGGGGCCGTCAATCGGCCGGGGTGAATTTCTGGCCGATGTAATCCATCACTTCCGCGAACCACGGCGTCTTCACGTCGAAGGCCTTGCCGCCCTTGATGCGCGGGAACTCGATGGTGCGCAGCTTGCCGCCCTGGTCTTCGTCGTGGCCGGTGACGCCGGAGACCTTGTTCAGAGCGCTTTCGACGGCAAGATCGACCATGCTCTGGATCAGCCGCAGGTCCTCGTAATTGGCCGGTGCCGAACGGGCATAGTAGCCGGACTTCTGCACCATCGAGCGTTCGGCATCAAGCAGCTTGGCGAAGTGCTTCTGGAACCAGTTGCCGACGTTGATCGTGTCGATCTTCACATGGCCGAAGGCGTCGCGCTTGACCTCTTCGCCGGCGGCCTCGCGGTCGGCGACGATCTCGTCGAGGCAGGCACCTTCCGAGACGAAGAGGGTGACGAAGCCGGTGCGGTCCATGACGTCCTTGAGGCGGGCGGCCTCGGCATCGAGATCGAAATGGGTTTCCGGTAGGTAAAGACCGTCGATGTTCTTGAGCTGGGTGTTCATCATCAGCCCTTCGACATACTCGTTGTTGCGCGTCCGCTGGATGTAGGCACGCGCGGTCGCGGCGGTCAGCCAGCCGCAATGGCGGCCCATGACCTCGTGGATCACCAGCGTGCGGGGGGCCGCACTCTGCTCGTTCGAGACGTGGTCGAAGAAGCGGGCGCCGACTTCCGCCGCCGTCCATGCGCCGAGCGATTGGCGGATCGGCACGACATCGTTGTCGACGGTCTTCGGCAGGCCGACCACGGTGAGGTCGTAGCCGTTGGCGCCAAGGAAGGCGGCGAGATCGGCCGCCGTCGTGTTGGTATCGTCACCGCCGATGGTGTGAAGGATGGTGACGCCGTCGGCGGCGAGCCGTTCGGCAGCGACACGCAGCGGGTTGTCGCCTTCCTTGGTCAGGCCGCGCTTGTGGCAATCGGCCGCATTCGTCAGCTTGACGCGGCTGTTGCCGATCGGCGAGCCACCGTAGCGGTGGAGGAGGTGCGCCTTCTCGCGCATGTCTGCGCTGATCTCGATCTTGTCGCCGAGCAGTACGCCCTGATAGCCGGAGCGGTAGGCGATGAGTTCGACGTCGGGGGCGATGTCCGTATAGCGTTCGATCAGTCCGCCGAC
It includes:
- a CDS encoding LysE family translocator, which encodes MSLEHWLAFAAASAVLLAIPGPTILLVISYALGHGRKTALATVTGVALGDLVAMTASVAGLGALLATSATAFTIMKWIGGAYLVYLGIRLWRAPVGDEPIADNDNLPEEKPLRILGHAFAVTALNPKSIVFFIAFVPQFMAPSAPFLQQVAVLEATFVTLAIINALIYAFVADSARRFIRKRSVRKAVNRTGGTLLIAAGAVTAGYRKIAA
- a CDS encoding serine hydrolase domain-containing protein, producing MRLIRRMVKGFFLLLATAVAAAVVWLAVSPPALLRVGTGYAAKIVCSNVFIAGRDPDEVLRVDVQAPGNPLLKLIGLDTDREKKRVTARLLGFIAPNSAVYREGLGCASAPDGGGAMAGPIPAPVLQQVAAASTNVPWPDGEAATPIDPKLGMVLADADLAGPGMRAVVVIKDGRLVGEAYGNGFSATTPLLGWSMTKTVNAALIGRLMSEGRIALDDRDLLPEWRSDGRAAIRMRDLFAMESGLAFNEEYGDVTDVTRMLYLEPDMAAFAATRPLAAEPGTVFSYSSGGAVLLSKIWMNRIGDREAALGYPRKALFQPLGMASAVLEADEAGTFVGSSYMYATGRDWARFGEFLLQDGVWKGERLLPEGLVAAMQRPTRASGGTYTEIQAWAVGPGDEPDSRFGLPDDTLWVVGHDGQTIAIVPSKRLVVVRLGLTPSKLGYRPQLFVKAIAGALD
- a CDS encoding transglycosylase SLT domain-containing protein yields the protein MDRKTPLGLATVLLAGIAGCTSSMDQAAKQELKANPAAGTSVAQTAAATPATAESNTGLISTAGAEPGPIIPGTSTPAPVPTFKAIALANPAATPAALAMASGQEQLAMQTAAMPATPDAVPELASAETVLPEEVTAIQTVVPTQKPAGALAYAAPSASSSLAALDAQFDISPPGAPPAVEKEKVPQAAKGPTVINGLISKYAAFYKIPEELLHRVVRRESTYNPKAYNNGHYGLMQIKYNTAKSMGYEGPASGLFDAETNIKYAAKYLRGAWLVADNSNDGAVRLYARGYYYDAKRKGMLYVLE
- a CDS encoding pyrophosphate--fructose-6-phosphate 1-phosphotransferase — its product is MAKQKVAMLTAGGLAPCLSSAVGGLIERYTDIAPDVELIAYRSGYQGVLLGDKIEISADMREKAHLLHRYGGSPIGNSRVKLTNAADCHKRGLTKEGDNPLRVAAERLAADGVTILHTIGGDDTNTTAADLAAFLGANGYDLTVVGLPKTVDNDVVPIRQSLGAWTAAEVGARFFDHVSNEQSAAPRTLVIHEVMGRHCGWLTAATARAYIQRTRNNEYVEGLMMNTQLKNIDGLYLPETHFDLDAEAARLKDVMDRTGFVTLFVSEGACLDEIVADREAAGEEVKRDAFGHVKIDTINVGNWFQKHFAKLLDAERSMVQKSGYYARSAPANYEDLRLIQSMVDLAVESALNKVSGVTGHDEDQGGKLRTIEFPRIKGGKAFDVKTPWFAEVMDYIGQKFTPAD